AACCAATATTATAGTTATactgtaataatttattttttaaaataatagtgtaaaataatttaaaagaaaatagaacttgattgattttcaaaattcttatcgcctaatataatttatatcctCCTATATCTTCTTTGGGTGAGAAACGATAATGAATATGGATAATCATTGATATAGATGGGAGACTATCATTGATTCTTTTGTAGTTttattaacaaattaaaattaaataaatgtgaCTAACTATTGATAGGAACATTTTTTGGGAGGAATTTTAAATTggaaaatatatgttaattaaaaaaaaggaacattgaattcatatttgtatgctatagcaaactttgcataattgcgctccatagcaaacataaaactatataattcgctatacatatacaattgtataattcgctggcctaaattgtataattcgctggcctatttcgctgcaattgtataattcgctatcctatttcgctgcaattgtataatgcacaattgtataattcactgcctatttcgctgcaatattaagtgtatagcaagaagatatatgtttttctctcgctttatacaaaaacagaaacacaatatatacacttctgttgtataaagctagagaaaattgtatttcacttcaattgtataattcgcaattgtataattccttgacctttttctctgcaatatttgaagtaaaatgtttgtgaattgtataattaagtgtataacacgaagatatatatttttgcatgtgtatatacaattttctctcgctttatacaaaacagaaacagaattatacacttctgtgtataaagcgagagaggcgagcgagaatggagagtggcgagcgagatttctgggagagagacgctggcaaattttagctaacgtttgctatggagcacgattaaatcaaaccctacctattccatttattttaggttattagtttactattatatacaattttaatttcccttaaaaattattataataatgtatTCCGATGTGATACGTAACAATTATCGGAAGGGAAGTTGTATAAAGAAAAGGACATATTTATGTTGTTTCATGTGGAGACTCGAGACGTCAAAGCCAAGATAAGTTGGTTTTGGATCAGATTTTCCATATCAATTcgtatatttttaattttaatggatTTTATTTGAATTCGTATCACacgaaagaaaaatgaaaataatatttggagTTGTATTCAACTGCGTACGAATTCTAGAAGAGGCCATGCCTAATGCaggtaataaaaaaaataggaaattaatgTAAATAGTCTTACACTACAATCTACCGTTTAAACTAAAAATGTCgacatatatttaatttatataatgtcAGCGAATCTCTAAGGGTACTGGAATTgccttaaaatattatttatattaacgCATGTTCAGAAAATGATGGCTCAATTCTTTTGGAGTAGTTGCGTAGGAGAGCGGGGAAGATAGTGGACAAAATGGAGTAACCTATGTTTACCAGAAAAAGAAGGAGATCTTGGTTTTAGTTTGATGCAAGATCTAGCGATGACTCTATTTAGTAAGTTATGGTGGAACTTTAGAACAAAGCCATTGGAGGAAAtacataaagaacaagtattgCAAGAAAACTCATGTTTATGTGGAAACCAGGAGGAGGGGAATCACAAGTATGGAAAAAAATGTTTCAAGCTAGAGATCTCATTGAACATCAAATTTTATGGAAAATGGAGAATCGATCAGTATCACTCTGGCATGATAACTGAACGGGCCTTAGGAATTTATACAATATTACTGGAGAAGAATTTCATTGTGATGAtacatataaaacaattaaggaATTACCTAGACAAGGGGAGTGGGATACAAAGATACTACAAGAGATACTCCCACAAGAATTGGTGAATCATATTCTGCAGAATATTCATCccccaaaagaagaagaagcaatggGTAAACCTTGTTGGATGCCAGAGACAAGAGAAAGTTTCTCAGTTAAATTTGCTTAGCATTATATTAGACATAAAGCagagaaaaacaaaatttataaatggATATGGATTAAGGGTGTACCATTTAAAAATGACTTTCATAATGTGGagattatgaaaatttaaaatacccGTTGATGACATAATAAGAAGATGGGGTCTTGAAGGCCCATCCAAACGCTGGTGTTGTGAAAGATCTCAACAGGAGACACTTGCACATGTGTTTCTAAAATCTGATTCAGCTAACAAGACTTGGTCctatttttgttcttttgtaGGTCTTAACATGGAGGGTCTCCAACTAAGAGAAGTTATCATGTTATGGTGGGAGACAGAAATTGGGACAAATATGAGACCTTTTTACAGAGCTCTTCCTAGTTTTGTAATATGAAAATTGTGGAGAAAGAGAAACAGGATGAAGcatgaagaaaaaaagacatCAGTAGTAAGAGGCATTCACAATATCACCAGGAACATGTATATGCTGGTAAGACTCAGGAAACCATATATGACATGTCGTGTTAACTGACCTGATATGATAGAAGAATGGACAAGGTACATACCTAAATTGCAATTGAAAAGGGTCTTATGGGAATTTCCACCAAATGGATGGGTAAAATACAATACGGATAGAGTTTCTAGGGGAAATTCGGGTCTTAGTTCCTATGCCTTCGTTTTGATAAATGATAAAGGAGATGTTTTTAATACGTGGAAAGAGCGAAAATACTACTAATATGGTCGCGGAAGCTAAAGCTATTCTGGAGGCATCCAAGCATTGCAAGAAGTCACAACATAATCAAATAATCATACAGACTGACTCAATGCTTTTGTACGAGAAGGGAATGGGCATGTCCATGGATAATTGCGAAAATGGTGACAGAGATTCAATCTTGTTTACAAAATAAACAAGTTAATTTTCAGCATATTCTAAGGGAAGGAAACAAATTAGCAGATCATGTGGCAAACTTTGCTATTGACCGAGGGACCTGCACATTCACAAATTTTAACATGGAGACAGATGCGAGGAGACTCATAAACAATGACAAATTACTTTGCCCATACATAAAGAGTGTCATCTTTAAGGGGATAGGGGGCAAGGGAAGgctacaatatatattttttccacAAACAACATAATTACATTAGAATTTGAAGGCAACAAAACAGGAAAGATGCTATTGTTATTCCAGTCAACAAAATGATCTTAGCAAAATGGGAGAATCTGGAGCCAAAATGGATATTTTTAACCTGGAGATGGAGGAACTGAACTACCCTTGCACTCCATCGCAAAATCACATGCAGAATAATGGGAATCAGAGATCAAAAGAGGCAGCAAATAAAGCAAGAGAAAGAGTCAGTGCTAGTATACATTCTGTTTTGGAACAGAAGGGTTTATGTTTAAAATTCTTTGAATGTGtagtaatttattattattattctttgaaTCTACATGTAGTAAGAAGTGCATTTCTGCATTGCTGTCAAATATTTGTgattgtattataaataaataaataaataaaaaacatatttcagctttaaaaaaaattatccagTCTCTCCAAACCCATGTTAACTTGTATATAATTACTAGTTTTTGAAACGTGTGTTGCACGtttattctttattgttataTAAATTCGTATAGTCCTAATCTAACGTTGataattatcaattatattattcttttgtatatgttgtTTTGTGCAAAATTAACAATGTCAATcaattcttttcatttaatttggTTGTTTGTTtgcaaaataaaaagttgttgaaaaatataaactaattaagATAATATAGTATGTATTGTAGTGGTGAACTCTTGCTCTAAATTTAAGAATGGACGCAAACATATCGAACAAAATTATTAAAGacataatgaataaatatattatttaccATGTTAATGAGGAAAAAATGACcaataaattgattttacataaatttatagGAATTATAAGATGATGAAATACAAAGGTGAAGTgaacttatattttttgttcactTTATACAAGAGATCATCACCAAAAAATCtattaaaagacaaaaataattgcaacccaaaaaaattataataaaatataaaatcagtAAATAAAGTGCAAATATATGCACACACAAAAAGAAGGATCATTTGAGCAAGATTACTAAggaatattagtaaaaaaaaacacaaataatgATACCACGACTTTGAAAAAAGtttcatcatataaattgaaaaattattaaaaatatttatacataaatattgttTTCGGCTATTCtttatactaaaataaagaCATTATCGAAATCGAAAGAAGGGCCATTATATGTTTTGTCTAAAATATTTCCACGGTGAATCAATATAACTCTTAAAACCAAAACTCAATATTGTTTTGTAACTGAATTTCAAAAGTAGAAAATGGGTATGAATGCATGACTATGAAAAACTTGTAGAAGTTATCAATATAGAACTAATAAGATGATTTTTACTTTGTTTGATAGATCATTTGACTATGTGAttgaataatatgaattttttttcaaatttatagaatcctttaaagaatatgaaaaggtCATGCTTCCATAGAAGAAGAGAGgaattaaacattttaattaaagtaataactaagaaaCTAAAACTTTCAATAAATGTGGAAATATGTAACAACTTTCTACATTCAGTTTCAATGTATTTTGTTTAAAAGTCtattaatataactttaaaagttaatgaaaaatatatttttatatccaACTTTTGATTAGtatggttaattaattaaatagaatattattaaatgaaattatttttttaaacttatatCTGATTTGTAATATtgaataatagaaaaattatttcttttggaTTATAGTTAATATAAGGCATGAATGAGCgggaaaaaaaaatcactaaggTAAATGCAGTCATAATGAATAGTAATTCTTTGATAATGTGGTACTAATTGATATTCCCAAAGAAATTATGATGGAAAAATTTTCTATTATGGggaaaaatgtataaaaaaaaatgaatcttttTGTCTTTGCAACTATACAAATTCTAATCGGATACTAAAGGGTGATGAAATTGCAATATTTCTTAAATAGACGATTAAGgatcttttaaattaattgaattagatATGAACAATAAAAGAGGTAATattatgaaaaggaaaaaagaaaaataagatgtaattatttaatagttaattaattagatatataatattttaatttaatatagagataaaatagtaattcaattttgaagttgaaaactttccacttataataatatatgatttgttACAAATTATAATTTGCACGACATTGTATTTGTAGACTCTACAAAATGTGAAGGGAGACTAGGTTACATCAAAGTTTAATGAAATATGATAAtcaataaactaaaaaaataaatcaaaatacatTGCTTGGGTTTCTgaagtataattatttttttatgcaaCAAAGTTATCTGCAGCAAAATTAAATTAGAGAGCAAATAAAATCAGAATCAACAGCAAAATATAAGAAGTTTCTTCTATCAGCCAAGTGTTAATTAATCTCACTTGTTCAGCTTTATAATCTCATAAACatgagaatgattttttttgtatcatACCTGGTTTAAATTTTCACTTGTGGAGAAACTTCACCAGGCACTCAAGACCAAAGATAAATCATCTCAATACCTTACTCCAATTCAACATCAGAATGTTTTCAGAACATAATAATTTGCAGACCCCACTCTCGTAGAATTACACTACCGAATATGTAGTTGTTATTTTCAACTTTGAAACATGATAGACAATGGACTCACTTCTTTACCCTTCTCCAGTACTTAAATACAAGAAATGGTTCACCTTTGATAGGTGAACCAAAGCCTAGCTAGGTATCAAACAACTATCCTTGCACTTTGAAGTGAACATCTAATAACTTTTTTCATCAATTAAACCTGCTGCTTTTTACACACGAACATTCTAAAAAACATGATGATAAGCAAGGCATCACACTAATATATGATTTGATATATATACAGAGAGGCAATCGATCAATCTAACACTTTCAAACTATCATGCTTCCATTAGAAAATTGCCAGGAAAAAAAAGACAAGGTAAAATAAATCAGGATATCACATTGGTAGAAAGCCTCTCCAGGATCACAAATGGGTTACAAGTCCTGAGTAACAAATTATCAAAAAACTAACATTAAAAAAGTGGGTAGtataataaaatgaaaccaATTACACCCCAAGACCTAGTCCCGGATAGATGAGACTTTCTGTATAAACAATACCATTATAAACAATACCAATATCCTTGTCAATGGTAATtgcatcaatgtcaatgtcatcACAATCTAGAGGCCATATTTGATTGGTTAATCCAAATAAACCAAAAGATATGAGCCTATATACAAATCTTGACATTATTTTCCAATCTAATTTAAAACAGAGTAACACTTGATTATCTGAAAACATATATGTTGGTATGACTCTATAAATTCTGCTGCTGGGTATGGTAAACAATTTCATCCAAGCACCAGGACCGTCTTTCATCatccataaattaaaaaatttgtcaTCTTTATAATAAAAACTAAGCCTTCCGCCCAACACTGATACACCTACATCAACTTCAATTTTATGTTTGGACCACCTAGATATAGCGAGGGAACACACAAAATCTGGCAATGATATTTCTCCGTACACCTCAgatgaaatattaaatgaaaCCACGTACAACTTCTTCGATGAGACACCAAGCCAATGAAATGATCCATCTACAAATGGCAAAAATTCCCCCCCAGAATACATAGAACAATCTGTCATACCTGATGAGGAGGTTTCGTCAATAATTCTCCATGAACCTTCTTTCAGTCCGAAAATTTCGTTTTCGTTTTGGCCATCAAAAGACAGTACCAGCCTAAAGACTTTATAGTCATCACTAATAGAGTCATAAGCCAATCCGTAAGTAGATCGAAGATCATTATCATCACCATCTTCATAATCACTACTACTACTAGAGGAATCACTACTATAGTAATATCTGGAATGGGGAAGTAGTGTAGATTGATCTCTTGTGGAGGGATTCCATATCAATAATACTTTAGGTTGCTCAACATAACGTTTATTCCAGATTCCGATGAGAAACAAGCCATCACAGCTACAATAGATGAGTGCACCATATGATGGATTAGAATTTGGAGGGCAATCAACTATGCGATAATCCTTAACAAGTTGAACCAAGGATAAAGAAGATGAATAGAAGTAAAGACGATTATCATCTGCATCTTTAGGATGGCAGTGGAGAGAAAGCAACTTTTGGGAACTGGCTTGATTTTTAGCATGATTGAAATGTTTCTTCGTAAAATAAGATTGAGAGATTAATACATTCCAAAATTTTGATACGCAATTAAAACGAACAACTGACTTCACAGGTAGCCTGCTAAGAATGTCCACAAGTATTTCCTCCATGAAAAAATATGCCAAAAAACAAAGAGCAAATTAAGACGGAAGATGAAAGCTTATAATTaatggaaaaggaaaaaaaacatacatcaagtgattttatttataactaCTGTATTAGAATCTCCTAATTGAAACCAAATTTGTTTCATAATAGGGTtggactattttattttatttttttgttggttttgTCCATGTAGAAAAGGTTTCCTTTCGCTCACGTTTAATTAACCTCAATAATTTCCCAATAATTcgttattatttcaatatagaTATACcgttatttcatatataatattaaatatgtattaagcgtgtgaatatgtttatatgccgtatgcatatatttttgtctttcttcCCACTTTTATTC
This window of the Solanum pennellii chromosome 2, SPENNV200 genome carries:
- the LOC107010212 gene encoding F-box protein CPR1-like; protein product: MEEILVDILSRLPVKSVVRFNCVSKFWNVLISQSYFTKKHFNHAKNQASSQKLLSLHCHPKDADDNRLYFYSSSLSLVQLVKDYRIVDCPPNSNPSYGALIYCSCDGLFLIGIWNKRYVEQPKVLLIWNPSTRDQSTLLPHSRYYYSSDSSSSSSDYEDGDDNDLRSTYGLAYDSISDDYKVFRLVLSFDGQNENEIFGLKEGSWRIIDETSSSGMTDCSMYSGGEFLPFVDGSFHWLGVSSKKLYVVSFNISSEVYGEISLPDFVCSLAISRWSKHKIEVDVGVSVLGGRLSFYYKDDKFFNLWMMKDGPGAWMKLFTIPSSRIYRVIPTYMFSDNQVLLCFKLDWKIMSRFVYRLISFGLFGLTNQIWPLDCDDIDIDAITIDKDIGIVYNGIVYTESLIYPGLGLGV